CAGAACCGATATATGTTTAGTACCTTGCTTCGGGGCACTatggaaatgtttgctgaaAGAGCATGGAGCATTATGCAATCAGGTTTTACCAGCAGATTCTTAGAACATGATTTTGCACAGTTTGATCATGAGCCTGTTTCCCAAGGTTTTTACCCATCACCACCTCATCTTATTATTGACACCCTCTCCACCTTCAAGGCTTTTCAAACTCTCTGATGACTCATTCAGTGCTATAGTAATTAGCAGTGCATTATGGTGGGGATGGCTCTGCCTCTGCCTGATGTTTAGTTTTTACTTCCACTCAAAGTCTAAAGTGATGCAGCTATTGAATGTGTTCAAGATTCACAGCTCCTAAAAATAGGCCTGCTACAAGGATGCTTTCCTGAAAGGAAAGCAAACACATTACCAAAAATCTGTGTGTCCATGACGGCAACATATAGAACTGATCAAACAAATGTGCCACACTCCCCTTTAGAGGCATTGCTTGTGTTCCTTTTTattctgcatgtgtctgtgcagcctAAGCTGCCATTCTATTGTTCAGTGTGAAAGGCAATCAGCAGAGAGCCgttgagctgaaacacaatagTGTGTATTGTGTccacacgtgtgtgtttgtatgcagccTTTTTACCTGCTGTAACACAACACGGATACCTGAGAAGGAGTCAGAGGCCCCCTGACCCAGTCAGCGAGGGCAGCCTGTCTTAACACCCCACAGGCTGCACTTTGAATTTTTCAGCCTTTAGTGTAGGTGTACTaaaatgtgtatgtgagtgtgtgtggtgtagctTTGGGGTTGGTATCGCACATCCTGTTTGCCATCAGATCGGATCGGATGcgttctgtttctctctgtggtgttttgttatctCTATAATTAAGATTTCTTTTTCcaacactgtaaaaaagaaaaactttcaTAAAAAGTTCAGCTTTTTCAGACCTTTTTGAACTGTCCCAGAGGAATTgtggtatttgtgtgttttcctgatCACACCCCACAGATGCAAAGAATTCTGAAACAATAGTGTTTTACCTGCCAACAATCTCTGCCTGTTACCTCAGTATGATGTATGAAAAATGTGGGTCTGTAACTGTTTTAAAGAGGCCATTAGACTTAAAATTGGTATAAAAATACCTTTAAActaaaactgtattttttaatCCATTCCTGGCAACCTATAATTACCAAACTTATATTATCATTAAAGTCATAAAGTtcatttaattcaattcaattaagtTGAATTGCTGGCAAAAGTAGCCAGTCGGAGTATTTCAAgatgcagttaaaaaaaagattaggtAAAGAGCTCAACATGTAGTGTTACACTGGTAAATGAGAAGAAGAGTGCATCAGCCAAATGCAAAAGCTGAAGAATTCGGTGTTATCCACATACAGACTTTGCTAACAACAAAAGAGGGAAATGCACAGTACCAACAAATACCAGTGTAGAAAAATGTGGCCTTTTGTGGAGTCGTTTGCACATCCTCTGTTTGTGGTAAAGGTTTTATTGCTTTTGTATATCTCAGGTCATTGTAAGACATATTTGCTTTTTCTTATCAATCAAAAACCGTGATAATTGTTGAGAACAAACCTTTTTGAGGccacagaggaaagaaaacGGTTTTATTATTCTTTAAACAATCGAATTCTAAACATTTACCATCATAGAAAGaggaagtgtgttttttgtgcagggatttttttttatgttttttgtttatccTCAGACATCAGCTTTTTTAAAATAGATACATCTCCATGTTTATGTTTAATTATGTCTCGCGTCAGTTTAGTCTACAAACCAACAAAGTTGAAACAACACAAAGCGACTAGGATGAAGATTAGATCCTGACTAGTTTCTATCCAATGAggcaagaaaaacaaagtggAAGTAACTTGAAAAAACATCCTTGATTTCTGATAAAAACCTGTTTTGTGCCTTCACGGCCTTCTTGTGATCCTGGACAACAAAGAAGAGAGCAGGTTCTCGTGGAACAACCAGATGACAGTATGCTGTTTGGAGTGTTTAGAACATACTGTCTGTTTTTGAAAGGTCATGGCGTCTTTTCCAAATTGTAGTTGTTCCAACAGAGCATTGAACATGTGTGAGTCACATGTTGAATCTCTCCTTGCTGTGCAGGGGTTACGCTGTACAGGGGTGAACTCTTCCCTCTTTTGGTCAGTTGTTTGTTCCCTCTTCCTTCATTGGTCGTCAGAATTTCAGCTGCGCTGCTGTTGGCTGGGAGCTGTTTTCTGAATACTACCCTTGCCTGTACTGTCAGCTTGTGACTTTGTTTACATTGAGTGGAAAGTTCCATGTTTCACTGGAAGTTTTTCCTCGAGtgttcctccccctcttccctcttctgcttccttctCAGGTTTATCTTCCACTCGCTGACTGTAGAGCTCTGCAGAACTAATTagaagataaaacacacacagtatagaCATGTCTCAGGTGTATGTGTGCACCTGTGACCAGTCAGCTCTGCCATATCTACAACCAGGGTAGCTAATGAGTCCAAGGGGAgctgtatatatgttttttctgcatgtgtgtgagacacaggaGGAAATTGGTCTTTGGAGACGTTTAAGAAAAACTGCTTCATTTGATCTTGAGCAGACCAGTGTCTCACCAGATTTCCTCTAATTCTCATGTTTCAATAACAAACTTGTATCAAACATATTTGCTCATGCGTATATGAAAGTTGTATAAAACACTAGTTTGTGCATTGCCAGCCATGCCTTTGTgatcatgcatggagcacctggaatgtaagcaatttcccctTGGGATTATTAAAGCATTtcagattctgattctgaaaaacACTAACTTGCCATTTaccttaaaaaaacaagatataACTTTAACTGAGTCATTAACCATGCTATTTATTCTTAGGGTGTGCCTGCAGCAGCCTGATAAGTCCCCTTATCAGATGCTGTGTAGCACACATGTCAACATGCGCACTGTTCATAAGGGTGTAACTGTGCAGCCTGCTATAGACGCTCCTGACTGTCTTTGCTGTTTTTCTAGTTCCCCTTGGGCATAAattaaaggaattctgattctgatgtacACAAACCTGCAAGACACACAttcaaaaaaacagaagcattaAGTGTAATGTTTTGGAATAAAAGaacaaatctgcagttcctaCCTGTGAATATTTTCTGAGTCTTTTATGATAGCCAAATAAAGGCCAAATCTCTACATAGATAATAGCCCTGCTGCCCTTTAAACAGTCCCTCTGGCGTTTCCCTGGAAAACATGTTCTTGGAAAAAAGGGAGCAGTGCTTTGATACATTTTGACATGTTAAAGGATGGTTACCCAACACGTGTCAGCCGAGCAGCCAACCTGGTTGTGCTGACCCCCAGACTGTTTTAGTCCTCTGCGATGAGCTGTTTTTAGCAAACACTCTGAGCTGAGGATGGACATTTCCCACCCGGTTGGGATCGCATCtttggctacacacacacacacaaacacatgcaactGTACAGTGCGAAATCTGACTCCACTACCTGCCGTAATGACTTGTTGAAGAGGCAGCTGAGGTTTAGTCACGTGTTTCTGGCAtctggagtgtgtgtgcctAAATGTAAGCACATTAGTGTTTAAGGATACTGCTTCCACTGTATCCTCTTTCTGTCTATATCTTCTCTTTAAGTTGTTAGATCTGATTACAACAGCTTCAGCTGAGCAGTTACTACCTAAACCTTCTGCCTCACCTGCTGCTAGACTTCAGACACTGAACTTCAGTGCAGCTGGTATTTCACAAGAAAGAAGTGGTTTCTTTTTTATACCTATACTTTTCTATTAACCAGTTTCACCACCTGTGGTGTGTGATATTAACACAACATGCATGTTAAGGAAGACTCTGCATACCGAAGCAGGAAACAGCTCATGTTTTGCACACCACATTTTAATAAggtaaataattattttttttgcagctcaCTGACAAATCATTAAAGTAATCCTGAtggttttaaaaacatttagtcagattatattatttttcagtttaGCACAACTTAGAACACATTTAGGACAAAATATTGAAGTATAAAATATCCATAAACTGATATCTACATTGTCTAGGTAGAGGGTAGACATCTTTGCAGTCATTATGGCCACCTTTAGCAGTCACACACATGACTGTCACTGTCAGCTGCTTTTAAACGTGACCTGTTTAACACATTGACTTTCTcagagtctctgcagctgtacATCAAGATTTCACACTGTGGTGGCTTAACTTTGCTGTTAATCTGCGCTTCAAGTGCACGCTGAACTGTGCGATCACAGTTCAATCATGGTTCATTGCATTGCTAATTTACTGTTACAGAGCAGTGGCTGCCATCCTATTGTTCTGCATGTACTGTGTGAAGTAGCAGTGCATATTGGAGTGTGCCACCATGCTTCATTGGTCCTAGTATCATttatgcaggtgtgtgtgtgtgtatgtgtgtgtgtgtgtatgctggcTTCTGAGAAGGTACAGATTTAGTGATGGCATCTTGAATGCACTCACAGGAGTAGTAGTACCCacctcacatacacaaacacagctatTCACACCCTTCAAGAATAACCTCACAGTGCACTGTGAGCATCTGGATTTAGGTCCACACCTGCATTACATGCATTCATGGACACACATGAGAGGttattacaaacacacacaaagactgcaGAGCACACGTGACTGTTTGGCAGTCACCCAGAATCACCCCCTCTGCTCAAATACTGTACTCAATCACTAACGCTTACCTTCACACAcgcatactgacacacacaaaatcgaTGTCAGGTGTCACCTTTATATCAGCTGTGGTTTAACAGTTACTGGCCTTTAGGTGTGATGGAACTCTGTGTgattgtatgtgtttgtgtgttcatccCTTCCTCACATTGCAGCAGAATTCACCTTACGCATGattgagcagacacacacacacacacagaggatacagatgcaagaaaaacaaacctTTAGAAACCTGAAAGTGAAAGTCTATAGAAGACACATTATggtcagcacagacacacaagcaggGACCATGCTGTTGGATTTAAAAATGGGTTAGTCatgcattatatatatataacaggaCTTCTCTCTCATGCTGCAGTTCTCTTGTCTGTCTCGCTGTGGTTTTGTCTGATTTTCTTtacttttgtctgttttctcacCACCTCTGGAACAATAACAAGAGCAGTAGGCACATATTTTCTAATCATCTAATTCCTTTCAgaggaatgtgtgtgagaggagtaGGTGCAGAAACGTTGTTATTATCTTGCATGCTTTAATGCATATGTGCACTTAGGCCTTATCACATATTTCCACCTGAATCCACACATAACATCACTGTTTGAGTGTGTGCCtaactgtgcgtgtgtgtgtgtttgtttatgtcagTTATGATGAATGACTCTGTATTCATCACAAAGCGTGAGCATTATTAATTCTGTCCTCTGCTCCCCAGCTGTGACAGCTATTGTGTGAGATTGAAGTCACACTGTCTAAAAATGGAAACTTAGTCAGTCTACATCTGTGCAGGAAAAATTAGCTGTTTTTTCACTAATAATAGAGTGTGATTGCAAGCAGAAATTACCCAGAAGCGGCGTTGTAATTGCTTGTAATCATATGATagtctgtacatgtgtgcacaTTCTTTATTCTACTAAAATTTCAGGTTTCAGGAGGCCTCTTAAAAGTTAGAATTTCCCCAAACAATATGGCGAGATGTTTAATTTCAGAACATAGAAACGACGTCTCTGTAACTAGCATATACCATGGTACGGTTTTCTCCCTTTATTCTGCAATCTGCTTAATGCACTCTTCTCAACTTTCCTGACCAATATTACTGCTGCTTCCTAATAGCCTCATAATATTATCTTGAATATGTAAAAACCTATTTAAAGAGATAAATCATaactttaatatttatttatttatttatatgtttattttaaaacatttaaatatgtaataaatGAGACCAAATCTCCTTATTCATATTAAGTCCCCTTTATCTTACTTATAAGTGGGCCTTACTTTTTTTAGTGTTACATTTCAGTCTTTAACTGATGGCAACTGTGTAGAAAAATTAACAAGCTCCCTCATGTGGTGTGAATGTGTACTGCAGATAAAAACAATCTGCAAAACTATTTGGCATCTCCCGTGTGGTTCCTGAAGTCTTTGTCAAAGAATAGCTTAATACATGTTACAGAAGGTTCAAAGTATTTGCATGTACAAATTATTGTGTCTCTGCAAACTGCAGTATTTAAGATAAATATACCAGACACGACGTATGTTTACATACTCCTACAACCGGAATGATATCAGCACATCACTATTTACTTGACGTATATCAGATTTACTGCACTGATTGATGTGAGTTAATGGGACACCAGTGCATAACAGGAACTGTTGCTTTAAGGTGGTTTAATTGAACTTTTACAACTTtgctaaaacattttatttgcatGGTGCTGTGAAGAACATGATGGCACTCAATCCCCATCAAAATgagtctgtgttgttgtgttgcccCTTTGGTCAGCAGCAGGTTATTTAAAGTGATCAATGATTAGCCTGGAAAGAAGATCTGTTGTCACGTTGAATTTCATTTGCATGTCAGAGCAGGATTATACAAGCTCGGATCAATAATGGCTCACACATGTCTGAAGTGGGTACCAGGCTGTCTGAAaactctgtttctgttttgtccAGAGCGTCCCAGAGTGCGACGAGGAGAAAAGAATAAATGAAGACgatgacagaggaagagaaggagaggagaaagagcaggaggaagatgagagaagcaCTGATGAGGGCTTCATGGGAATGACACCTCTGCTGCAGGCCCACCACGCCatggagaagatggaggagtttGTACACAAGGTAAAGAGCCCCAAAGTCATTCCATTTAACTTCTCCATAAGCTTAGCAGCCCTGTACCTTTAATTCCACACACCAATAAATGTTTTACTCTTCCAACAAACAGCACTTTAATAGCAACAACAGTTAATAAAGCCCCACAGTAAAGTCAACAGTAACAGAGTTATGAGCAGATTTCACTGTCATTTTGTAAATTTGTACTTTATTGCTCAGGTAGACGTTTCACAAATGTGGAAACTGGAAAATATCCAGAATACAGTTAATGAacttttttgtaatttttttcacggattacacacacacacacacacacagacacacacagacacacacacagtctgcaacCAGCGGGCTGAATTAATCACTGGAGAGAGTTCTCTCTCCCCTCTGCGTCGGAGGTGTTTGTCGTATCAGGcttcactttatttattgacaTCACTTGACCCCAATGCTATTCATTTGACACCTACACTACACACACGTGCATACTGTAgtacactctcacacacaaactttctTTTGAGGACATTTAATAAACAACCAGCTGTTACTCATAAAGAACATTTGATTAGCAGTGATTTTCTCGTTAACATCTTCCCTTCCTGCCAGCCACTCTGGCTCctctaacaaacacacatatatatatatctatatatctatatagatatatatatacttatataagACTTCTGTGTTCTTTTATCAATAACCTATCAGGTGTGGGAGGGCCGGTGGCGTGTCATACCTCATGATGTGCTCCCTGATTGGCTGAAGGACAACGACTTCCTGCTTCACGGCCACAGGCCACCCATGCCTTCATTTCGCGCCTGCTTCAAGAGCATCTTCAGAATCCACACAGAGACGGGAAACATCTGGACACACCTGctaggtaacacacacacacacacactctctctctctctctctctgtaacacTTATTTAAATAATATACAGCAGGATTAGGATTGAGGTTGATCATTTTAATCTTCACGTAtcgtttgtttttgtaatgtgtTACTCCACTTCCTCCTATGTTATCCTTTAATCTTTGTGTTATGCAGATTtgtcaaaataacaaaaacagacTTATTACCTTGTATATAAGAGTTTCTGTTTGGAGCTGCTTTTGTAGACAAAATAAATCCAGCAAATCCTGAATGTTATTTTTGGGGTTAGTAAATTAGAATAAGCAGGATTTGTATTAGTCCTCTGAACCCCAAAATTCACtgctgttttttaatgttttttttttcttattaatcCTCAAATTGCAATCATTTATCTTTAAATGCATCCTGTTAAAAAACTTTACTTACTTTATTTTACACGTCTTAGTTCAAAATTTCCAAATACTGGCAGCAACTTCAGTCTAAAAAGAAATTTGCAGTGCTCAGTGCAACAAGGAAGTCCTGATTGATTTGACTGTTATCTGATCTGCAAGCTTTCTACAACTTGTTCTCCTAAATGGACTCATTTGTACAGTTtgtaaacatacaaacactATTTAAAGCATGAAGAGCCTTCTTTGTATTCAATAATTAACATTTTGTAAAATTATTTattgaaaaatgaaacacaacTGTGTTTTACTTCAGCAAAGACACATTTGAGTTCACTGTACGTGTAGCCATGGATGTGCTGTTTCCACAAAGGTGCAGAGACAAACGAGCCCACAGAGACTAAAAATTTGACAAGAGTGACAAACACTCAAACTGCTGGGTGGATGTGGTTCTTTCATGCTCTCTGCTTCCACCTAGTGGTGAATGAGAAGCAAAACACCAAAGTgtattcagtctgtttgtggaACCACGTAAAATGTTTTAACGGAACTCTTTtgtccctgtctctctgcaggctgtttgtttttcctctgtctggGTCTGATGTACATGTTCAGGCCCAACATGTCCTTCGTGGCTCCGGTCCAGGAGAAGGTGGTGATTGGGATGTTTTTCCTAGGAGCCATCCTCTGCCTGTCTTTCTCCTGGCTCTTCCACACAGTCTACTGTCACTCAGAAGGAGTGTCCAGAGTCTTCTCCAAGTAAGAAGGACATGACAGTGGACAGTAGAGCCAGCGGAGTCTCTTTCCTCACACTAAATCATCCACTGATGTCTTTGTCTCTTTAGGTTGGACTACAGCGGGATCGCCTTCCTGATCATGGGCTCATTCGTGCCATGGTTGTACTACTCCTTCTACTGCTCCCCTCAGCCCTGCTTTATCTACCTGATAGTAGTGTGTGTACTAGGACTGGCCGCCATCACCGTCTCCCAGTGTGACTTCTTTGCTACACCGCAGTATAGAGGAGTCCGAGCAGGTAAATTAACTACGAGTGTTGAAGAAACACCTGGacgtttgtgtttgtgaattcATCTCTGCTCActctctgtgttcaggtgtgtttgtgggtctGGGTCTGAGCGGCGTGGTTCCCACCCTGCACTTTGTCATCAGTGAGGGTCTGATCAAAGCCACCACTATCGGCCAGATGGGCTGGCTGCTCCTCATGGCGACTCTTTACATCACTGGAGCCTGTCTGTACGCCGCTCGCATCCCAGAGAGGTTTTTCCCCGGCAAATGCGACATCTGGGTGAGAACCCTGACATgtccctgtgtttttatttccacatttctctctcacacacatttacactcacTTTCCTCCcttgtttctctctccctgtcttcaGTTCCACTCGCACCAGCTGTTCCACATACTGGTGGTTGCCGGAGCTTTCGTTCACTTTCACGGCGTCTCCAACCTGCAGGAGTTTCGGTATACAGCAGGAGCGGGCTGCGCAGAGGATGGCACCCTTTAACCGACTCACACATTTTACAGGGAGATACTGGCtctattaacacacacacacacacaaaggcccccccccccccctaaaagGCTGAAAAGGCCCGTCCTGCCGCGTGCACAGAACGGCCTCTGATTGGGGGAGGCGCTCTTCAGACTGACTGACAAGGGTTTTTGTTCTGTTCctgcccctctgtctgtctgtctgtccatccacccccaccacctctGGCTTGGTCGCTTCGACTCTAAAAGCCACTTCAGAGTGTAAAGCCGTTTCTGAGAGTCTTTACACAAAGTCTCTCCTTTTCGTTTGCGAAGGTTTAATTCTGCGTTTTATTCTAGAATTAATGGTTTGATGAGGAAGCATAATTGTggcttaaaaaaagaacattttggGGTGCTTTTTGCTGAATGCAGTTTTCACTTTTCAGGGCATTcaaatatgagaaaaaaaaaaaagaatcaagtGGGTTTCT
This region of Parambassis ranga chromosome 2, fParRan2.1, whole genome shotgun sequence genomic DNA includes:
- the LOC114452341 gene encoding adiponectin receptor protein 2-like produces the protein MLMRPTSRSECLPPTSLSPVWSSDSQQAFRVEKSGVATRTILTVLHCPEHGFPLRHPDQVCYIRVFKEPVQSQNFNFFIGAQSDQVWIQADFACIHKSSVHYQLTTSVLRWRPVQHLKLDEGETSRAEGPAFVLRHRTSNFIEHTTNCTPTDPMSPREKGETPTSGSSTSHLSTTECCSHNGSVPECDEEKRINEDDDRGREGEEKEQEEDERSTDEGFMGMTPLLQAHHAMEKMEEFVHKVWEGRWRVIPHDVLPDWLKDNDFLLHGHRPPMPSFRACFKSIFRIHTETGNIWTHLLGCLFFLCLGLMYMFRPNMSFVAPVQEKVVIGMFFLGAILCLSFSWLFHTVYCHSEGVSRVFSKLDYSGIAFLIMGSFVPWLYYSFYCSPQPCFIYLIVVCVLGLAAITVSQCDFFATPQYRGVRAGVFVGLGLSGVVPTLHFVISEGLIKATTIGQMGWLLLMATLYITGACLYAARIPERFFPGKCDIWFHSHQLFHILVVAGAFVHFHGVSNLQEFRYTAGAGCAEDGTL